The following is a genomic window from Neurospora crassa OR74A linkage group III, whole genome shotgun sequence.
TTGCCATTTTCTCCCGGTTCGCAGCTCTTTCTCCCTTGACGCAGTGCTTCAAGATCCAAGGGTGgttctccacctcctccaaagGAAGACGCTTCTCAGGGTCGAGTACCAGCAACTGGATAATGGGTTAGCATTGAAAGACCATCCTTATGGGAAACAATGACTTCTTACCTTCTTGATCAGATCCTTTGCCTCCTTGCTGACCCACTCGGGAATGGTCATATCCGCCCTCGCAATCCTCTTCTGTGTCATGATCGGCGTATCCTCAAACGGCGCCTCGCCGACCAAAAACTCATACGTCAACACGCCCAAGCTCCACAAGTCCACTTTCTCATTGTACCAGTTATCCTTGGATCCGCTCCGGATCATCTCTGGCGGCAGGTAATCCAGGGTTCCGCAGAGCGTCTGCCTCCGGTTGTTGGGCGCGTGCACGCTCCAGCCGAAATCCGATATCTTGATTTCCCCGTGAATGCCCACTAGAATGTTCTCCGGTTTGATGTCGCGGTGGATGACGTGCTTGCGGTGCAAGTATTTGAGGGCGGATGCCATTTGCGCAACATACTGCGCTGCTTTCCATTCGGGGAAACGGTTTTCCTTGCGCAGGTGCTTGTACAGCTCGCCCTTGCCGGCGTACTCGAGAATCAAAAAGATGCGCTTGCTGTCATGGAAGTGTCCGTACAACTTCAAGATATTGGGGTGTCGTAGGTTGGATTGAATTTCGATCTCGCGACGCACTTGCTTCTCGACTCCAGTGCCGTGTTGCAATTCCGACTTGTAGAGCACCTTGAGGGCACAGATGAAACCAGAGCTGCGCTCCCGCGCGAGGTATACGCGGCCGAATTTGCCTTTGCCAAGCGGCCGACCGATTTCAAACATGCCAAGGTGGAATTGTTTAGGGGATATCGACTGTTCGTAGCCGGCGCTAGAGGATGACTCGGATGTAGATGTACCTGTCGAAGACACGCTAGCGGAGGCCATTGGCTGCGAGAGTTCGTCGtgatcatcgtcgtcgactCTACGAATGCCGGCGTATGTTGTGGACTTGTGAGCGGCGGATGAAACAATGGTCGAAGATTTCGTGGCAACGGGAACGGTTCTCTGTGGTTTTCGTGGTGAGGGAGGTTCGCTAGAGATGATGGGCGGATTCTTCCTTTGCGCGATCTGCGAAGGAACAAGGAACGGAGGTGCTTACTACGGTATTGCCGCTTTGCGATTGAAGGGCTACTTTGAAGAGATTCGGCCTGCCGGGGGCGCTCGTGTGTTGGACTTGACTGGGACCTGCCTACGATCGCGCAAATCAGTCAGAGAGGCTATCACGCAAACAATGTTGTATAAATCATACCTTTGACTTGAGCTCTCTCGCCTTTTGCTGAAGTCGAGCGCCATCGCTTGGATCGTTGTTTTCGTCATGTATCGACATGCGCCCGAAGCGTGACTCCATTGGTTGGCCCGCCATCTTGGGCACGACGATTTCTAGGATCGCGAATGAGAAACAGTCGCCAGGAAGTCTAGGTGGGATGTTGCATAGATGATGGGAAACTAGCGGGCGGGCGCAAAGCAATACACTCGATTCCTAGGGCGTCGTGTTGAAAGCGCAGGCCACTTCAGTATTTATTGGTTGAAGTTGGTTGTCAAGCAAGGTTGGTTTTACACAAGGCCAGCGAAGTTGATGCTGATTGGAGTTGAAACGACACTTCCCAGATGGTGGGCCAGGATTGGGGCTTTATTTACCGGGGCTCAGTTCCGTTGCCTAGCAACAGTCATTGTCTTCCACTTGTCTGGCTGCGCCGAACCTTCCCTCCTGGGCTCCCTGATCAAACAACTGAGACCAGCAATGATAGGTGCAGCGGGAAGGTGGGCTGGGCTCAGCAGCGTCCAGAGGATTACAGGAGACACGCCCTTGGACTTAACAACCGGGAGAGACCTGACTCGGTGGTAATTGACACGGCAATGAATATGACTGTGAGGATCTCATTTGTCTGAtatcttttgtttttctcaGATTTGGCAGAAGCACCTTTGATGGCAGATGTCGTCGCAGCGACGGGATTAACCCGACATCCAAGCAACGGAATCAAGCCCTGCCGCCCCTGCAGGTGCGCGCTAACATCGGAGCTGGATGGGGGGAGGGCCCCGCTAAACCCCGCTAGATCTCCAAGCTGCTCTGAGCCTCTGACAGTTTTCATTTACTATCTGGACATGGCAAAACTATCGGCCTTCTTCGCACCATCAGCTGCTGGGAATTGTACCAAGCTTGACGTTTGACCTCAAATAACGGTCTGACCTCTTACATTTCCACAAGCACAGCAACAACTGGGCGTCAAATACCTCGAAACGCCCTCGCCCGTACACAACAGTGACCGAATCCCTtacccgacgacgacgacgaggacgacgacgcccACCATGACGTCCGTCAAAATCAACCACATATCATCGCTCAATGAGCCGTACCCCTCCCCTTCGGCCCTCGAAGCCGCCACCACAATGCACGTTCAAGGCGCCTTCGTTGTTGCTACGCGTAAGCTGCCCATCCTCAAATCAGGTCCCATCGACGCCATGTCGGAGCGGCTAGGAATTCCAATTCCCGAGATGATCTTCGGTGATAACCTGGTCTCGATCACGCACCGGCCAACGGGCTGGTCGATCGAGTTCAATGCCGAGGACGCGCTCGAGCGCGTGGACAAAACGGGCGAAAAGATGCTGCAGGTGGCGTACGCGGGCGAGTGGAGCTCGAGCCGCGAGAAGACGAGCGCGGGCATCAGCGAGGTGGTCAAGCCGTTTGATTGGAGTTATACAACGGACTATTGTGGGACGGAGAGGCCCGGCTCAACCGGAGGGGCTgaagggaaagaaacaaAGTTGCATGGGGACGAGAACACACCGGATATACCTATTGAGCTCCTGAAACGGCGAGACCCGATCCTCTTCGCGGACGAGGTGGTCCTTTACGAAAGCGAGCTAGATGACAACGGGTGCAGTATCGTCAGCGTGAAGCTGCGGGTAATGGAGCACCgcatgttgctgctgtgccGGATGTTTATGCGGTTGGATAACGTGCTGGTGCGGGTGCGGGATACGAGGGTGTATGTGGATTTtgacaaggaggaggtaattaGAGAGTATACGGAAAGGGAGGATAAGTTTGAGAATGTGAAGACGGTAAGTTCTTTTGGGAGAAAGGAGACAGGATTGCGAAGGAATAGGTTAGCTGACGACTTGTTGGCTCTGCGAAACAGAAACTCTTCATGCAAGGCCTCAAACTGGATCAGGTCACCATCGCACTTCGTGATGCCAACCAGGTAGCGCCTCTGCTGCCGCTTATCAAGCAGGGAGTTGAGAGCGTTATCCTAGGTCCGGGTGTGGctacgaagacgacgacaacaacacggTTCCCAGGGCAAACGCAATCGACACCACAGACTCAGTTTGTCCGTCCGCCGCCGAGATAGGGGCTGAGGACAGATTCTTGCACGTTTAGAGCATTGTATGCAAGATAATATGGGTTAACCTCTTCATGATTGACGGATCAACGGCATTACAGGCGTTAAGGAGGGTTTGGCTAAGGATACATAGAATCGGGATCATGCGGAGctgcaccaacaacaccgcTATTAATCGTGGATGTTCTCCCGACCTGATCACCATTTGAAGATGCATATCAAAGCCGGCCTGTTCAGGTCTTTGGTGATAGTTTTTGGCGACACCTGAGGTGAACAAGACAGCCTTATTTTCAGCCAGTGAATATGCAGAACGCTAGTAATCCAGATACCCGTCGACCTTTGAAACACAATACATCATGTCACATACCATTCCGAATTGTGGCTTGTGCTCGAGTTAAAAAACAGACCACCCAGCATGAAAATCCAACTCCATAACCCAGAAAATGCAACATAACCACATCACCTAGCATCCGGAATAGGCGAACTCGGCTGCGTAACCTCCTCAAACGACAGCTCCCACTTATCCACCTCCTTGAACTTCTTCGCCGCCTTCAGCAGCTCTTCACCCAGTCTCTCCGTCATCATTTGCGTCGTTTCCGGCAACTCTTCAGCCTCACCAAGGTCCATTGCAGAAACTGGTTCCtggtcatcatcgtcgtcctcgccaTCCTGCTCCTTATCCCTGTCACCGCCCGAAGCATCAGCACCATCGGCGTTCTCCTTGTCGGAGCCTGCTCTACCGTACGTTCGCTTTGGCTCCGAAGAGCCGGGTTTGGATTTGGCAGCGGCTTTGCCATTGGTAGTTGTACCATGTGGCGGCTTCATTTTCTGcttgtccttctctttcAGCTGCTTCTGCTTTGCGGCACTGAgcgccttttccttctttttcctggCGGCAGCGGTGGCAATGTATGATAGTTCGTCACCGTCTGCGGCAGTTTCATCttcagaagaggaggaggagccctCGTCACTAGTGATGTCGTAAGGGTTCTCCTtgttcctccccttcttgttctttctGTCGGGTTTTGCGCGATTCCGTCGAGCAGGCAGCAAGCTTGTTAGTGCCTCCGTTGCTAATTTTTCCTCTTCACGCTTCTTGACAGCTCCGGTGGCCTTTTTGAATGCTGCGGCGGCGACTGCTGAGGCCTTTGCAGTATTTGGGGCTTTGTAGTTTGGTGAGTGTGTGagtgagggtggtgaggaaAGTTCAGATGACATGTCCGCGTCTACGGCCCCCATTGGCCCGGCGCCTAGGCGTGGTAGCAGTTCGGGAGTCTGAAGTCGTTCTGTATAAACAGGTGCTGCTCGCCGGCTGTTGTATGACCGGTGCGTCAAGTTGTTGAGTGATGGCCAGGCCACTGGGCTCTCAGCTTCTGAGGAATCGCTTGCGGGTGGTGCGTTGACCGGGTCGTTAGGATCGATGGGGGGCCTGGACTGCCTGGGAGGACTGGACGGTATATGGTCTGGAACAGGCGAAAGGGCGGGTGTTGAGAGTGGCGATGAAATGGGGCTGTCGCTTCCATCTCGCATCTCTATCGACTGGTGAATGACCTcattttcttcctcttctggtTCAGGAACAGGTTGCTCATGTACCACTGATCTGCCGCGCTTCTTACGACCGGAGTGGCTTTCAAGTGACTTGCGTTTCTTCGAGCGCCGAGATGGAGAGCCGGTTTCCATGATttcttcatcgtcgtcgacaGGCATCGCTCCACTGGAGGCCGGAACCGTGACATCGGCACCCAAAGCTGCGCCTGTGAAAGCGCTGGCACCAGACCGTCTCTTCATCATGTCGAGCGGCGTCGACTCGCCATCTGGACCTGAATCTTCGTCTTCAATAGCCGCTTCTCGATCCACATCCATATGATCTTCCTCATCAGTCATGGGGATGCGTGACACCTGCGAAGTCACGGACAGGGATCTCTGTCGTCGTCCTTTCTGTGCCGTTCCCAAAATACTGGGCTCGCGTGCTCGTCGCTTGAACAGACCCAGGTTGAGTGTAGACATGACGCTCGGTGTAGTGGGCCCCCTGCTACTTGGCCTGACGGGCCCGTCGTCTCTGCCTGAGACACTGTTTTGACGTGGACGGTGGCGCTGGAAGAGACCGACATCGAACGAAGAGGTGTTGGCGGACCGGTAGCCACCGGCATTCAGGGCGGTAATCGTAGGGTCCTCGAGACTATCGTCGAGGTCAAACATATCGTCATCCAGATCCAGGCCGGAAGTGTCGCCTGTTAATCGCCGGGGCGCTCGCGGGCTCGGTCGGGTGGACTCCTCTCTCTCGCGTCTAGAATAGGAGGTTGCGGCATCGGGATTCCGGTCGGTGTCGGCAGTACCGGTTGTTGAGGTCATATTGGCCAGCCGGTCCATGGCCTGGTCTCGCCTCTGTTTCGcgtcctccagctccttaGCCTGGTCGGAATTCATGTGTCGTTGGGCTGCTgccacggcggcggcgcgctGCTTAGCGCGTTCCTTTTCTCGATCGCTAACATCGTAGATATCGCTGCTGGGGTCTGTGGCAGTCGGCTTAGTGACGACGGGTGGTGTGGCGGAGGAGCTGTTCGCTGTAGGCTGCGACGGCACAACCCGTGATTTCCTTGGTCTGGGCATCGTGAATGTGTCGCGGGGTTCTCGCCTGGGGTTGTCGATATCGGGTCTCAGAGAGTTGTGGGAAGTCGGTGGGATTATATACTTGTATTAGGGTAAATTCGTGTGGGCGAAAATCATGgcagttggtggtggtgcataTGCAGGTGTTGGGGGTCCTGTTCAGTTTCCCGGAATCTCCTCCGCGCGGAAAAGTTGGAGAATCGTGAATGTAAATGCGATATTCCGTCGGCGCTGATGTTGACGTATTGATGTACCGTTGCAGGTAGATCGGAGGAAAGTGCAGTCCCAGAGACGGGACGCGTTCCTTGATCAACACCGGGGTATCAAAAAAGACTGGGTCCTTCAAGCGCGTGCCGGTCTGGAAGTACCTCTGTACCGTAGCGAGACCCCGTAAGGTAGTGTAGAATGCGGGGTGAGCCGTCGGCAGGCAAGCCTCTCCGCTCTCGGCAACAGACTTCCAGACGGGCTGTACGCAGTATGTGGTGTACAGACCCAACTGGATCATCCAATGACAAGGTTGTCTGTCACCTGTGTCTGGGCAAATTGCTTGTGTGAAGTTGTAGGAGGAAACAATGCTCGATTGCTTTTTCGTAGATTGTTCTTTTCTTCGCACCAATGGCTTAACGTAGTTCTTTTACTTCTACTATGCAGTACACTAGAGGCATCCTCAAGTCCTAGTCCCTGACCCTTGAGTTGTCATCAACAATGAGAAGTTCAAGCTGTTCCTTGTGTCCCTGCCAAGAACCTCATTACGTCACGATCTGTAGCTAGCGTAGCGTTAAGGTAACTGGCTGCTGAAAGTGGTGAACTGTTCAAGCAGAGAGAGCTTCAAGCTTGAACCAACGAACGAACGGTATCAACAGGATCGACATCTAGTAATACTCATTAGAGAGGTAGCTTATGCTTACTTATTCTACCGTATTGCTTTCCGCCTTTTCGTCCACCAAAAAGTCCATGAAGGtgacacaacaacaaaacctCACATTACTCCgatcctccccttcttcacgTCGCATTGCGAACCTCACCACCAAAAGTCCCTGTCGCGAAACACCAAAAGTCACTACTTCCCCTCCAACATCAAATATGGCCACCCGCATAGCCTGTCGCGCTGCCTTCCGGCGCAACGTTGTGCCCGTCACTCTCGGTCTCACAACCACCTTCGCCCTGGCCGCGCGACAACAGCCTTTGAAGCTAGACGCCTTGTCCAGCTCGCAGCAGTCGCGGTCTCTCCATTCCCAGAAAGACAACAAGGAGGAGTGGTTGAACCCGGAAACGATCAAGCAGCTTTCTAGTGGGAGTTTGAGCGGTATGACTACCACCCAGCTTGGATATTGATTAGTTGTATACGGGAGGCTAATGTCGACTTGTGCCGCCTTTGCAGGTTTCGCCACCGGTCTTTTGATCAGTGTCTTTTCCAAGACGCTCGTGCTTTTGGCGGGTGTTGGTATGGTGCTAGTTCAGGTGGGCTTTTCAACTTCGTGACAGAAATGGAAGAAAGATGATGTACTGACAAAAGCATGGGGATAGGTTGCGTCTCGATACGGCATCGACTTGGTAGGCATGTTGCATCTTCGCGACAAGGTGAACTCGTCAAAGATTCTCAAGGCGTTGCAACACAAAATGGCCTTTAAGCTTGCCTTTGCCATAACCTTTGCTCTTTCTGCTTTCATGTCTTTCTAGATCAAGCAAGGTTCAAAGACGGAGAAAATGATATTAACTCTACACATCAAGATGCATCGATGGCGTTATCACATCATCGGGGGAGAATTTTGCAGAGTCGGCATCAAGACATGGATGGTGATACGCTGTCTATGTATTGGTCATTTTAGGCGTTTTGAAAGACTATCAGATATCCAATGTTTGAGACTGTTCTGGTTTTCCAACTTTGAACATCCATGACTATCCTCGCTCCTTTCGCTACATTGAACGACCAATGACCAGCTTCGTGTTGACCACCCGGCTTGTGTGCCACAACAGATAGCCATCTGAAAGACATGAGAGCCGCCATGGgtgccaaaaaaaaaccagCCCAAGCGCCATATAGCAGCAGCGGTcatgtaaaaaaaaaaaaatcgctAGATTCCCGGTCAGCCCTGGCGCAAGGCAGTTCTGGGATCCTTCGGCACACTCGTCCAGTTGAAAAACATCCAGTGCAGACTTGATGTGGATGTTCTGTTAAGTCTCATTTTTAGGGGCGGATCCAAAATACTCCAACGCCCAACATATTTCCAAGCTCTGAGCTAAATCGTCTGGACGGTCGGGTTTGAAACTCGGCTTCAAAAACAACCTAAAACGGGCTCGTTTCCCGCAGCAGCCACTCCGTCGTGAGCTGATCTCCATCAAAGTAGCCTGCCATATTCTTCCTAATCTCCTCGTTGGACTTGTTTAGCCagtccttctcttcctgcgTTAGCAAGCTCTCATCAATCAGCTTCCTGCAGTAGGGTACCATGGTGACATGCTCGAAGCCCAGATACGGCTTATCGCCAAACTGGTGCTCCGTCTTTACTTCACGAACAATGGCCAGGTTCTCAATACGGATTCCGTAGTTGCCATCCTCATAGTAACCAGGCTCGATGGACAGCACGTTGCCAGGAGCCAGAGGAACATCGATGTACGCCTTCCGAG
Proteins encoded in this region:
- the stk-13 gene encoding serine/threonine-protein kinase encodes the protein MAGQPMESRFGRMSIHDENNDPSDGARLQQKARELKSKAGPSQVQHTSAPGRPNLFKVALQSQSGNTVRTVPVATKSSTIVSSAAHKSTTYAGIRRVDDDDHDELSQPMASASVSSTGTSTSESSSSAGYEQSISPKQFHLGMFEIGRPLGKGKFGRVYLARERSSGFICALKVLYKSELQHGTGVEKQVRREIEIQSNLRHPNILKLYGHFHDSKRIFLILEYAGKGELYKHLRKENRFPEWKAAQYVAQMASALKYLHRKHVIHRDIKPENILVGIHGEIKISDFGWSVHAPNNRRQTLCGTLDYLPPEMIRSGSKDNWYNEKVDLWSLGVLTYEFLVGEAPFEDTPIMTQKRIARADMTIPEWVSKEAKDLIKKLLVLDPEKRLPLEEVENHPWILKHCVKGERAANREKMASKMGN
- a CDS encoding TipA protein, variant; this encodes MTSVKINHISSLNEPYPSPSALEAATTMHVQGAFVVATRKLPILKSGPIDAMSERLGIPIPEMIFGDNLVSITHRPTGWSIEFNAEDALERVDKTGEKMLQVAYAGEWSSSREKTSAGISEVVKPFDWSYTTDYCGTERPGSTGGAEGKETKLHGDENTPDIPIELLKRRDPILFADEVVLYESELDDNGCSIVSVKLRVMEHRMLLLCRMFMRLDNVLVRVRDTRVYVDFDKEEVIREYTEREDKFENVKTKLFMQGLKLDQVTIALRDANQVAPLLPLIKQGVESVILGPGVATKTTTTTRFPGQTQSTPQTQFVRPPPR